In Paenibacillus sp. FSL R7-0345, a single window of DNA contains:
- a CDS encoding sulfurtransferase TusA family protein: protein MKTDIVVDTKGMACPMPIVKAKKALDGLESGQVMEVQSTDKGSINDFQAWVKQTKHELLKHEEDNGIYKFFVKKV, encoded by the coding sequence ATGAAAACAGACATTGTAGTGGACACTAAAGGAATGGCATGTCCAATGCCCATTGTAAAAGCAAAGAAGGCTTTGGACGGATTGGAATCCGGGCAAGTTATGGAAGTCCAGTCTACAGATAAAGGCTCCATTAACGATTTTCAAGCATGGGTAAAGCAGACGAAGCACGAACTTTTGAAGCATGAAGAAGACAATGGCATCTATAAATTTTTTGTAAAAAAGGTGTAG